Below is a genomic region from Miscanthus floridulus cultivar M001 chromosome 1, ASM1932011v1, whole genome shotgun sequence.
tcactatgctgccaactcctgcaccaaggacaatgcagcgtggggagccacatctgggctactgtagcctcggaatcagtacccaaggccaataactccccccaaggcctcgacagtttgcttcacgggctcggcagcctgagggtccatgaccaccgagccccccacgatggctcggcctcggcatctgcagagccgctgccccctacgacgtcattacacggcaacccgcacgtcgcccgccatgtcctgcatcaagccgtactggagccccacgacgcacaagaccgagtacgaccagcatgtcacttccgcacgtcccatcgaggcactcaaccactccgacaaatcacacgacggcgcagtgcagcgacgtggcagaccagacgtccgtcacgtcagcaccctgccatccacgacgggactgtgcaagggttaccgactactgtgctgcctaaactcctgcaccaaggacggacacgacgtggggagtcagaaccgggttcctgtgacctcgggaccagcgaaccgaccgctccaccccgctcgagacccccgatgagcctcggacgaactaaccgagttccgcctcgcccgagactcccggtagggcctcgggcgaactggccatgctccgcctcgcccgaggctgggctcgtcccgcaatctcgtcacctccgcctcaaaagtcactctggcaggctatcgcatccaattaatgcacccagctgccctcactacgtaagccacgatcggcagtatgccgcgacaggacaacggtcaaaatcgcctttttaccatcccttactgacgatacagggcaccgtatcctgtagacgcatgttcggcactgttccgcctaaatcaactatcgacgatggccgcccagacctcacattgccacccgctaaaggcctcggcacagcaggcctcagcacagcgggtctcggcctcagcgcgataggtctcgacacagcctactacagcagccaccaggcctcggcacttcaccaagtcaacaaaagtacaagagcgcagcatgtcgtcagccttgaagaccataccgactagacatcgacgggaactcccacgacgccatactgcttctgggagcggaatacgtcagcaaatagtagccttctcatgtacctctcgcttcctccttgtaactataaaaggaggtagccagggccatttctggggggggCGGAAAgacaaacacaccgatagaaccacgcacttccacgctgcttgggagcaacgtcccaagcagttcgcaccaccctcgccgagacctggggctagctccctctctcactcagcttgtaaccccctactacgagcactccggtgcaaggaatacaagatcaatctctcagactggacgtagggcctcgattgcccgaaccagtataaaccttgtgtctctttgcatcaccatccgggattagggacacgcagtacaaattcactcgttggttgagggccccccggttccaaaacaccgatagttggcgcgccaggtaggggactctgcgtgtcagcttcgtcatcctagcaagttccggatggcagaccacatacgaccattgcgtctcggcaccatagtttggttcgggagcctagagttcatgtctctagggcatgagtacgacatggtactcctcactcctcgaaccccaccgtccgacgacgaagtcgcgccccggcagcccaggcgcaggcggcgcccgggcggccgctctcgccacgctcgccaggcacggcgcgagcaaggccaccccgacgctacgcgagcccggggcggcacaccactccccgccgatatcctacgaccagctgttggtacgagGTCCCTAGCTGGGGGcctgtctgacctgagcctggacaaaggaaaatcgccgggggcttacggcgatgcccagtcatctaaccccgctccgccactccctgaagaaccgaccccggcggggcagaatctggagacagccccgttcccatacccctttgggttgagaaatgccgccacctcctacgcctacgcttacgctgccgctcacgagcacccctcggaacgccgccagcgcttcgctctcgacctgagcacccactccgacccctcggacgaggacgaggcgtggcccgggatggatttctccgaactccacaaccctggggctttacgccaattcttggccgcaagcgactactgcctcggctattccgactccgacgacgaagggacttacgatccatcccgtgagtgcttccacgtcgggctcgggatgccaacggtGGGCGAAGAGGAAGAAAGGACAGGCACTCATTCACCGCCCCGGGCGGGGGCGGGTGATGCCACACCTCCACGTCTCgtagccccggcagcacggaacgagaatctcgtccgcggggggcatcgtcgcccagacctggagcagctccgcgagcttcaggccaaggtcgaacaggaccgactccttctgcaacagctccgggacactctcgagcaggagcagcgagggcgcggtgagggcggaggagcccgagggcggGCCCGCGATgttcatcaccgcatcaacgacaacgagggcggagagccacccccaatctttaaccgcgctagccagaatgtcgcagctgctgcgatgctggtccgagcgatgcccgagccctccaccaccgaagggcgacgggtccgcggagagctccgcgacctcctcgagaccgcagcagtgcagcaggccgaaagttccgcctcccgccggcgcggaggcacttcggagcaacccacggcacgacctcgccaaggccaggatgcctcggtccgtcccgagcccgctcgcgcgccgacggtcgacagggccccctcggtgcgcgaccgacctggacaccgacgcgaggtacaaggcgaccacgaggtagttggcaggcgacggcgccacgacgacggagccgcccgaggctaccacccgcaccgaggcggtcgctacgacagtggtgaggaccgcagcccctcccctgagccgccaggacctcgggtcttcagcagggccatccgcgttgctcctttccccgcccggttccgacagccggccaacctcaccaagtatagcggcgagacgaaccctgagctatggctagccgattatcgcctggcttgtcagctgggtggcgcggacgatgatctgctcatcatccgcaatctccctttactcttgacggactcggcgcgagcctggcttgagcatctccccccctcgcaaatccacgactggcgcgacttggttaggatcttcgtcgggaacttccagggcacttacgtgcgccctgggaattcctgggatcttaagagctgccgccagaagccggacgagtctctccgagacttcatccggcgcttctccaaacagtgcaccgagctacccagcgtcggtgactcggagatcgtccaggctttcctctccggcaccacttgtcgggacttggtccgagagttagggcgCAACGTCCCGCActctgccgccgcgctcctcgacatcgccaccaacttcgcctcgggcgaagaggcggtgggggccatcttccccaacaacgacgccaaggggaagcagaaggacgaggcccccgaggcctcgcccacccgcgtccctaagagaaagaagaagggccgcccggggaagcaggaggtcctcgaggccgttcacgtcgccacaacagatcgcaggaatccccgaggcccccgcggccccgggctatttgacgacatgctaaagaagccctgtccttaccatcaaggcccggtgaagcatgccctcgaggaatgcaccatgctccggcgttattacgccaggcttgggctccccgacgacgatgaggccaggaaaaggggcgccggcgaaagggacggtgataaagatgatgggtttcccgaggtacgcaacgctttcatgatctttggcggaccctcggcatgcctcacggcgtgccagcgaaagagggaacgccgggaggtcttctcggtcagggtagccaccccccggtacctcgattggtctcgggaagcaatcacctttgaccgggatgaccaccctgattacattccaaaccccgggcagtacccgctggtcgtcgacccgatcatcggcaacacccggctcaccaaagtactcatggacggaggcagcggcctcaacatcctctacgccaacactctggagctcctggagctcgaccaatcaCGGCTTCGAggtggttccgcgcccttccacggcgtcgtgccagggaagcgcacacaACCCCTCGGACGCGttgacttacccgtctgctttggcaccccatccaactaccgtaaggaagccctcaccttcgaggtagttgaattcaagggggcttaccacgccatcttggggcgcccgtgctacgccaagttcatggcgatccccaactacacctacctcaagctcaagatgccaggccccaacggcgtcatcaccgtcgagtccacgtacgaacatgcatacgactgcgacgtcgagtgcatcgagtacgccgaggccatcgtggaggccgagaccctcatcgccgatctcgaccagcttggtagcaaGGTTCCCGACGTcaagcggcgcgccgggaccttcgaacccgcggaggccgtcaaggTCGTCCCagtcgatcccaccgtccccgacggtcggggactgaagatcagcgccaccctcaacagcaaataggaggccgtgctcgtcgactttctccgtgcaaacgtcgatatgttcgcatggagtcccttggacatgccaggcataccaagggaggtcgccgagcacgccttagatatccggccaggctccaggccggcaaagcagcgcctgcgccggtttgacgaggagaagcgcagagccatcggcgaagaagtgcagaagctcgtggcagccgggttcatcaaggaagtatcccatccagagtggttggccaaccctgtactagtcaggaagaaaagtggcaagtggaggatgtgcgtggactacactggtctaaataaagcatgcccgaaagtcccattcccactaccacgaattgaccaaatcgtcgactccaccgcaggatgcgaaaccctctccttccttgatgcgtattccggttaccaccaaatcaagatgaaagagtccgactagctcgcgacttctttcatcaccccattcggcat
It encodes:
- the LOC136465806 gene encoding uncharacterized protein, which gives rise to MDGGSGLNILYANTLELLELDQSRLRGGSAPFHGVVPGKRTQPLGRVDLPVCFGTPSNYRKEALTFECIEYAEAIVEAETLIADLDQLGSKVPDVKRRAGTFEPAEAVKVVPVDPTVPDGRGLKISATLNSK